The genomic segment GCACGGTACTGATACCCGGCTCAGCCGATTTGAGAGGCGAGGGCGCAGTGTTTGGCTTGCGCGGCCCCCGGCTTTGCGGCTAACGCGCGGCCATGGGAATCCTCGGCAAGATCTTCACCTGGTGGGACGGCGCCACCATCGGCACCTCGATGTTCAGCTCGATGAATGGCGAGCATGTGGGCACCGATGCGCAGGGCAACCGCTATTTCCGCTCCACCAAGAAGAAGACCGTGGAAGGCCGCGAACGGCGCTGGGTCATCTATAACGGCGCCAACGATGCCAGCCGCGTTCCGGCCGAATGGCATGGCTGGCTGCACGGCGCGTTCGACAGCGTTCCCGAAAGCAATCTTCCCCCGCCGCGGATCTGGGAAGCGGATTACACCCCCAACGCTACCGGCACTTCCTCGGCCTATCGCCCGGCCGGCGCGCTGGAACGCGGCGGCGTGCGCGCCCCCGCCACCGGCGATTACGAAGCCTGGTCGCCGGATGGCGGCAATCTTTGACCTCGCCGGACGCCTGATCATGCGCCGGGCGACAGCCCTTTCGGCAGTGATGCTCCTTGGGCTGCTGGCAGCCTGCAAGGGCGAACCCACGGTTCCCGAAGGACAGGAAACCGAAGTCCCCAAGGAATTCGCGTCCGCCGATACGCCTTCGGGCATCGCGGATGAAGGGCTGGGCACTCCGCGTGAAGAGCGGGTGGCCACTCTGGGCCTGCTGAACAAGCGCAACAACATCACGCAGGACATTCAGCTCAAGCCGGGCGAATCGAAGCGCGTAGGCGATGTGATCGTGCGCCTCGCCACCTGTGAGCGGACGCCGCCCTGGGAAAATCCGCCCGAAACCGGCGCCTTCGTTCAGGTGCTGGTGGCGCAGCGCAGTTCGCCCGGCGCGACGCCGAAATGGCTGCGCGTTTTCTCCGGCTGGTTGTTCAAGAATTCCCCCTCGCTCAACGTGGTGGAACACCCCGTCTATGACGTGTGGGTCAAGGATTGCGCGATGAGCTTCCCGGGCGAAGAGGCGCCGCTGCCTTCGGAAGAACGCGCCGCATCGCCCGCGCCTTCGGCCAGCGCCTCGCCTGCCCCGGCGCCTGCGGCCAGCCCTTCGGCTTCGGCCAGCAACGCGGAATAGGCACTCGGCAAGTCGGCCAAGGGGCCGGGCCGGCAGGCCTGCGCCAGCAATTCCAGATAGCGCGCTTGTGTGATTTCAACCGCGCCCAGCGAGGAAAGATGCTCGGTCAGGAACTGGCAGTCGAGCAGTTCGGCCCCGGCCCGGCGCAGCAGCGCCACCAGCCAGGCCAGCGCCACCTTGGACGAATCGCGCGTGCGGCTGAACATGCTCTCGCCGCAGAACACCCGGTCGAACCCCACGCCGTAAAGCCCGCCCACCAATTCGCGTCCGCCACTGCCGTCAGGCAGCCAGCATTCGATCGAATGGGCATGGCCCGCCAGGTGCAGCGTACGATAGCTGGCGGCGATTCGCTCGCTGATCCAGCTTTCCTGCCTGCCGGCACGCGGCGCGGCGCAGGCGTCCAGCACTTCGCCAAAGGCTTCGTTGCAGGTTACCGTGAAGCGATCCTGCCGGATGACCTTGGCCAGCGAGCGCGAACAGTGGAACCCGTCCAGCGGCAGGATTGCGCGCAGGCGCGGCTCCACCCAGAAAACCTCCGGATCGTCGCGGCTGTCGGCCATCGGGAAGATCCCGCTGCGATAGGCCAGCAGCAGCGTATCGGCCGGAATGATCTTGGGCGCGGGTGCGTGCATGAATGCAGTTTACCAGCCTGTGCCGCATTGCGGAAATACGAAGTGTCCCGACACGCCGTGTGACACAGGATGTGATGACGGGGTTGCTATCGTGGGGGCTTGGCGATAGAGGCCGCATCCGCCTGGAGGAGTGTAGCTCAGTTGGTAGAGCATCGGTCTCCAAAACCGAGGGCCGCGGGTTCGAATCCTGCCACTCCTGCCAGGCGATTTCCTCTCTGACATCGCTGTAACGCGCCCGCCCCGGTTTCCCGCCGGGCCGAATCGCTCTGGCCTTTCGCCGGATGCTCGGGATATGCCTGGTGCGGGCAACTGGGGGACGGCATGATCGATATTCGCGAAGCAGGCTGGCTCACGCCCGAACGGGTGCGCGGCTATGCCGTGCTGCTGTGCCTTGCCTCGCTGGGGCTGCTGGTCGACGCCTGGCTGAAGGCGACCGGGCCGGTCGGCAGCGATTTCCTGGCCTTCTGGGGCGCGGGGCAGGTGACCGCAGGCGGGCATCCCGCGCTGGCCTATGATCTGGACGTGCAGGAACGCGTGCAGCTCGCCACTGGATCGCAGGGCTGGTTCGCCTACGTCAATCCGCCGCCCTTCCTGTTCATCGTCGCGCCGTTCGGCATGTTGCCCTTCCCGCTGGCGTGGATCGCCTGGGTGGCCGGAACCTATGCGCTATGGGCATGGGCCGCGATCCGCGCCTTTCCGCGCTACTGGCTGCCGGTGCTGGCCTTCCCCGGTGCACTGATCGCGGCAGGCCATGCGCAGAACGGATTGCTGACCGGCGCGCTGCTGGTGGGCGGGGTTGCCCTGCTGGACCGCAGGCCGCTGCTGGCGGGCGCCCTGCTTGGCGCGCTGATTATCAAGCCGCATCTGGCGCTGCTGATCCCCTTCTGGCTGGCGGCAGGCGGGCGGTGGAAGGCCTTCGCGGCAGCCGGTTGCAGTGCGGTGGGGCTGCTGGCCCTGTCATGGGCGGCGTTCGGCACAGCCACGATGCAGGCCTATATGACCAGCTGGGAAGTCAGCAGCGTCATCATGCAGGTGGCCGATGCGGATTTCTATCTGCGGCTGTCCACCTTCTATGGCCAGCTAAGCCTGTTCATGCCCAGCTCCGTTGCGCTGGCAGTGCAGGTCGCGCTGGCGGCGGCGATGCTGGGGTTGACCGTGATCTCATGGCGCAGGTTCGGGCAGGATGGCATGGCCACCGGCGCGCTGATGCTGGCCTGCACGGCCATCGCCTCGCCCTATCTGTTCAATTACGATCTGCCCTTCCTGATCCTGCCGGTGATGTGGCTGGTGCTGCGCGGGCAGGCAGAAGGCTGGCGGCATTGGGAAAAGCTTGCCGTGATCGCACTCTATTTCGCGCCCTATGCCACGCGCGCGGCGGCGCTGCCGCTGGGCATCAACCTGATGCCGCTGGCGGCCGCGCTGCTCGTCTGGCTGATCTGGACGCGCGGCGGAAAGCCGCGGCAGGATCAGTATTCCTGAGGTTCCTCGTCCGTCTCGGTGCCGTAATCGGTGCCGGCAAAACGGTCACCCTTTGCCAGCTTGAACACCACGCCGGAAAGCAGCGCCAGCGCAACCAGGTTAGGCAGGGCCATGGCGGCATTGGCGATGTCGCCAAGGCGCCAGACCAGTTCCAGCGGCTGGGTCGAAGCCAGGAAGATGGCCATGCACCACAGCACGCGCCAGGTGATGTGCAGCGCCTTTTCGCCCTTGCGGTTCGATCCGGGCACACGGTCATAGAAGAAGGTGATCGCCCGTTCCCCGTAATAGGACCAGGTGAGCAGCGTGGTGTAGACGAACAGGATCAGCGCAATCCCCGCCACCAGCGTGCCGATGGGCACGCCGCCCACCATCGCGGGGAAGGCCGCGGCAAAGGCGCCGGACGTCATGGCAAAGCCGTTGAGGTCCGATTGCCAGGCATGCAGAACCGGCTGGCCGCCGGTGGTGAAATTGCCTTCTACGGTCAGGATCACCAGCGCGGTCAGGGTGCAGATCACGATGGTGTCGATGAAAGTGCCCATCATCGCCATGCGGCCCTGCTGCACCGGGTCTTCCGTCTGCGCCACGGCATGGGCGATGGGGGTGGAGCCTTGCCCGGCCTCGTTGGAGAACAGGCCGCGCGCCACGCCTGCGCGGATCGCCACGATCACCGCCGCCCCGGCAAAACCGCCCGCCGCGCTTTGCGGATTGAACGCACCGCCGAAGATCAGGGCGAAGGTTTCAGGCACGTCGCGGATGTTCAGCGCAATGGCCAGCACCGCCATCACGATATAGGCCAGGGCCATCACCGGCACGATCTTCTCGGCAAAGCTGCCGATCGACTTGATGCCGCCGATAATCACCACGAAGACGGCGATGGCCACGATCAGCCCGCCCAGCCATTCCTCGATACCGAACAGTTCGTTGAGGCCATCGGCCACGGCATTGGCCTGCACCGAATTGCCGGTGACGAGGGCGGAAACCATGGTGCCCACGCAGAAGACCAGCGCCAGCCAGCGCCATTTGGGGCCAAGGCCGCGCATGATGTAGGTCATCGGGCCGCCGCGATGCACCCCGTCGGACGTGGTCTCGCGGAAACGAATCGCCAGCGCCCCTTCGGCAAAGGCCAGCGCCATGCCGATCAGCGCGGTGATCCACATCCAGAAGATCGCGCCCGGTCCGCCCAGCGCGATGGCCGTGGCGACGCCGGTAAGGTTGCCGGTGCCGACCTGCCCGGACAATGCGGTTGAGAGCGCGGCGAAGGGCGAGATCTCGCCCGCGCCATGCGCCTTGCGGCCCTTGAACAGACCGGCAAAGGCCGTGCCCAGCGACAGGATGGGGGAGAAACGCAGGCCGACCATCATATAAAGGCCGATGCCGAACAGGATGATCACCATCGGCGGAAAAGGCAGGGCCTGCGCGCCGTCCCACGTTCCGCCCCAGATGAAGTCGGACACATTCGTGATGTGATCGATCAGCCCCGCCGGTTGCCCTGCCGCCATACTGTCATACCCCCCGATACATTACCAAGCCGGGGAGGCTATCGGCACATCCCGCCGGGCGCCAGTGCCCGATGCAATATTTCCCGCAATGCGAAACCACAGGCGGGCGGCTCGGCAGGCGGGGCGAATCGCAATTCGCCGCTATCTTGCCTTCGGCGCCTCTCTTGCCATCGGGTTGCACCATCGCTACATGCGGCCGGGCTTTCCGACATCGGAGAATCCTTGCCCCTCCCGGTAAATTGCCGGGGCGGCGACGATCCTTTGCCGGAATGCATGACAAGTTTGTTTGCCGATCGCGAAAACGAAAGCGAGATAACCATGGCCAAGATCAATCCCGGCGAATTCATGCGCCAGGTGCAGGCGGAAGCCCGCAAGGTAGTGTGGCCCACGCGTCAGGAAACCGTCACCACGGCTATCTTCGTGGCGATCATGATGGTGATCCTGTCGGTGTTCTTCCTGGGTGTCGACACGCTGTTTTCCATGATCGTCCAGTGGCTGCTGTCGCTGGCCTGAGGCTGACGCAAGAGACGGAACCGTAACAATGTCCCGCTGGTACATCATCCACGCCTATTCGGGCTTCGAGAACAAGGTACGCGATTCGATCATTTCGGAAGCGGAACGCATGGGCCTCTCCGAAGGGGTTGAGCAGGTCGAAGTTCCGGCCGAGACGATCACCGAAGTGAAGCGCGGCAAGAAGGTCCAGGTCGAGCGCAAGACGATGCCCGGCTATGTCCTTGCCAAGCTGAACCTCAACGATGACGTGTATCACCTCATCAAGAACACTCCGAAGGTGACCGGTTTCCTCGGCCCCAACGGCAAGCCGCAGCCGATTTCGGAACGCGAGGCCGCCCGCTATTTCGGCGCGCGCGAAGAAGCCGCCGCGATGCCGAAGCGCGAAGTCCACGTCGATTACGAAATCGGCGATCAGGTCAAGGTGCTGGAAGGCCCCTTCAGCAGCTTCACCGGCGTGGTGGAAGAGCTGGATTTCGACAAGAACAAGGTCAAGGTTTCGGTCTCGATCTTCGGCCGCGCGACTCCGGTCGAGCTGGATTTCGAGCACGTCGAACTTTCCAAGTAAGCTGGCCCGACAGGTGCGTTTCCGCCCCTGTTTGCGCAGGGCGGGATCGCGGTTGTAATTCGGCGCTTCCTGCTGTAGGGGCGCCGCTTCCCGCGTTTGCGCGCGGGATTCCGTGCGGGAGGGGCCTTGGCAGAGGCTCCGCAAAAACCGCTTAACATGAGCCCCGGCCGGACCGGTTTGCCGCAAGGCGGGGCGACAGTGCGAAAGGAGGCCTCTCATGGCCAAGAAGATTGAGGGCTATATCAAGCTCCAGGTGCCTGCCGGCTCCGCAACTCCGTCTCCGCCGATCGGCCCGGCTCTGGGTCAGCGCGGCGTGAACATCATGGAATTCTGCAAGGCGTTCAACGCCGCCACGCAGGAAATGGAAAAGGCCATGCCGATTCCGACCGTGATCACCGTCTATGCGGACCGTTCGTTCACCTTCGTCACCAAGACGCCGCCCGCCACCTTCCTGATCAAGAAGGCCGCCAACCTGAAGTCGGGCTCGAAGGAGCCGGGCAAGGTTTCGGCCGGAACGATCAAGCGCTCGCAGCTCGCCGAGATCGCACAGGCCAAGATGGCCGATCTCAACGCGAACGATATCGAGCAGGCGACCAAGATCATCGAAGGCTCCGCGCGTTCGATGGGCCTCGAAGTGGTGGAGGGCTGAGAACATGGCCAAGCAGAGCAAGAAGCAGAAGGCGCTCGTCGCCAAGCTCGACGCCGACAAGCTGTACAGCGTTGACGAAGCGCTCGCGACCCTGCGCGAGAACGCCAGCAAGAAGTTCGACGAAACCGTCGAAATCGCGATGAACCTGGGCGTCGATCCGCGCCACGCCGACCAGATGGTCCGCGGCATGGTTTCGCTCCCGGCCGGTACCGGCAAGGACATGCGCGTCGCCGTTTTCGCCAAGGACGCCAAGGCCGCCGAAGCTCTTGAAGCCGGTGCGGACAAGGTCGGCGCCGAAGACCTGATGGAAGACATGCAGGCCGGCAACCTCGACTATGACCGCGTCATCGCCACCCCCGACATGATGGGTGTGGTCGGCCGTCTCGGTAAGGTGCTCGGCCCCAAGGGCCTGATGCCGAACCCGAAGCTGGGCACGGTGACCATGGACGTCGCCACCGCGGTGAAGACCGCCAAGGCCGGCCAGGTTGAATTCCGCGTCGAAAAGCAGGGCATCATCCACTCGGGCATCGGCAAGCTCTCCTTCTCGGACGAGCAGCTGAAGTCGAACTTCGACGCTTTCGTCGATGCGATCGTCAAGGCCAAGCCGTCGGGTTCGAAGGGCAAGTATGTCCGCAAGATCTCGGTGACCTCGACCATGGGTCCGGGCCTCAAGATCGACACCACGGAAATCGCCGGCGCGTAATTCACGCGACAAAGCGAAATCACCAAGGGGCCGGGGGAGCAATCCTCCGGCCCTTTTGCTTTGCCTGCATTCTGCCGGGCGCTACGCTGCGGGCATGACCGAGAAGAGCCCATCCGAATTGATCGACGAGCGGATCGCAGCACTCGCTGACTGGCGCGGCGAAGTGCTCGCTCGTCTGCGCGGCCTTATCCATCAGGCACTGCCGGAAGTGGCGGAGCAGGTGAAGTGGCGCAAGCCCTCCAACCCGTTGGGTGTTCCGGTGTGGGAGGATGCAGGCATCCTCTGCACGGGGGAGGTCTACAAGGACAAGGTGAAGCTCACCTTCGCCCGTGGTGCCGCGCTGGAGGATCCAGCGGGCCTGTTCAATGCCAGCCTGGACGGCAATGCCCGCCGTGCCATCGACCTGTATGAAGGTGACGAAGTGGATGCTGACGCATTCACGGCGCTGATGCACGCCGCGGCCCTGTTGAACCGGAGCAAGGCGAAAGTCTGAGGTTCTCCCAGGCCCAAAAAGAAACGGGGCGGCACCCGCATGCCGCCCCGCCTCATTTCGATCGCGAGAGGACTGCGATCAGAAGTTGCGCTTCACGCTCACTGCAAATTCGCGCGGACGGCCGGGCAGGCCATAGGCATTGCCCGACTGGCTGACGCGGTCATACTTGTTCGCGTAATAGAACTTGTCGGTCAGGTTGGTGGCCGACAGGGCAACTTCCCAATCCTTGTCCTGCGAACGGAAAGTCAGACGGGCATTGAGCAGCCCGCGCGATTCCACCCGGCCCAGCAAGAAGCCTTCGATGCTGTTGGGGATGTTGCTTTCCATGTCCGACTGCCAGGTCCAGTCCACGCGCGGCGTGAGCGAACCGAGGCCTTCCAGCGGGATTTCGTACTGGGCGCCGATGGCATATTTCCATTCCGGCACGAAGGGCGCCTTGGTCACGCCCGGCACGATGCCGGAACCTTCGATGCCGCTGACGAAATCGAACTTGGTGTAGCTGACCGAACCGTCGATCGAGAGGCCTTCCACCGGCTGTGCGTCGAATTCCACTTCGAAGCCGTCGATCTTGGCATCGCCCACATTGCGGGTGGCCGAACAGAACTGAGGCAGCGGATCGGGGGTGAGGTCGGGGCAGTAACTGACCAGGCCCTGATAGTTGTTGTAGTCCGTATGGTAATAGGCTGCGTTCAACCGAAGCCTGCGGTTGAACAGCATGGTTTTGAGGCCAGCCTCATACGAAGTCGCCGTTTCCTGTTCGAATGGCTTGACTTGGGTTTCGTAATAGGGCCGCGGGTTAATGCCACCACCCTTGAAGCCAGTAGAAATCTGACCGTAGAAGCGGATGTCGTTCACAATCTCGTAGTCAGCCGCGATGCGCCAGTCGACACGATCTCCTGAAAAGCTTGCCTTGAGCCCGTCTAGACCGGCCACACGGAAATCTGTTGGCACGCCCGGCAGTGGGCTGGTGCGGCTGAAGGTGTAGGTCTTGTTCTCGTCCGTATAACGCACGCCCGCAGTGAGGTTGAACCGATCGGTGAGATGCGCCACGCCGTGGATGAAGGCCGACTTGGAGGTCTGCTTGAACGGATCGTTCGAGACGAAGTCCAGCCCGGCTGCGCCCACGTTGACGCGGCCCCCGATGCTGCTGTCGCCCTTGTAGTAATAGCCGCCCACGGTCATTTCGAACATGTCGCTCAGGCTGGCCGAGAGGCGCAGTTCCTGAGTGAACTGGTCATGGTCGAAGATGGTCGTGTTGTTGGAGACGTTCTCGGGCGAATTGTCGCCATCCCACGAGCTTTTGCCGTCCGCGTGGCGGAAGGCAGTGATCGAGGTGAGAGTGACGGTGTCGCTCAGGCCGATCTCGAGATTGTTCGAGAAGCCCCAGGAATTGACGTAGCTGATCGCCGGGTTGGTGTACTGGTCCGCCAGCCCCGGATAGCCGGTGTAGGTGGCGTAGTTGGTGTATTCTTCCGGCCCGGTGACATAGTCATTGCCGTTGATCGGCGGCAGGAAGATCGCCTTGCCCGGCGAGGCTTCTGAACGGTCCCGCGTGACGTCGGCGATGAAGTTGTTCTCGATCCGGTCGTTCACGATCCAGCGCAGCGCCGCGCGCCCGGCAAGCACGTTCTGCCCGCCTTCGGTGCCGATCACGCAATCTTCGGCTGCCGATGCCAGCGATCCGCCGGGGGCGGGGTTGCCAGTGACGCATTCATAGTCGAGCCGCTTGAGGTAGCCGTCGGAATATTTGCCCACGCCGGTAAGGCGCAGATAGAGCTTGTCGGGCACCAGAGTGGCATTGCCCGCAGCCTTGATGCCGAGGCGGCCGAAGGAACCGACCGTGGCTTCCACATAGGCATCGGGATCGTCATTCGGCTTGCGGCTGAACAGCTTGATCGAACCGCCGATGGAGTTCTTGCCCGAAAGAGTACCCTGCGGGCCGCGCAGGATTTCCACCCGTTCAAGATCGACGAGGTCGAAAGCGCTGGCGAAGGAAATGCCGTAATAGACATCGTCGATATAGATGCCGACGCCCGGTTCGTTCGGGAACTGGAAGTCGCTCTGGCCGATGCCGCGGATATTGGCTGCGGCGGTCTGTGCGCCGCCACCCTGGCCGCCTGCGGTGAAGCTGACGCTGGGCGCGCGCTGGGCAACATCCTGCACGTTGGTCTGGCTGCGGGCTTCCATCAGTTCCGCATCGACGGCGGTGATAGCCAGCGGGGTTTCCTGGATATTCTGGCTCTGGAACTGGGCGGTCACGATGATTTCGTGAATGCCGCCTTCCTGGCTGCTGCCCTCATCCTGGGCAAAGGCGGTCCCTCCGGCAAAGAGCGACACGGCAATGGCGAGATTTGCGGCGCCGGCGCGGAATGCACGCGGCGAAAGGCCGATAGGCATCATCTGACTCCCTAGTATGTTGTACCGCTAATGTAACGGGTGTTAATTTAACGCCAGTTACAATGGACCGTTCCCGCCTTGTCAACAGGCTGCACAGTGCCACGCGCGAAATTGCGCCTTGGCCGGTGCAAGCGGGCAACAGGCCTTTGGAAGATCGCTATTTTTGATCGAGGCCCGGAATGGGCCGTCTGCTCAGCGCAGATTCTCGGCTGTGTAGCACTCGATCACGGTGCTGATCGGACGTCCGTCCGGCAGGCGCAAAACGGCGCGGTGGTGGAGGATCGTGTCGGGCGGACAGCCCTCTATCGGCCCGCGTGTTT from the Erythrobacter sp. SG61-1L genome contains:
- a CDS encoding glycosyltransferase family 87 protein: MIDIREAGWLTPERVRGYAVLLCLASLGLLVDAWLKATGPVGSDFLAFWGAGQVTAGGHPALAYDLDVQERVQLATGSQGWFAYVNPPPFLFIVAPFGMLPFPLAWIAWVAGTYALWAWAAIRAFPRYWLPVLAFPGALIAAGHAQNGLLTGALLVGGVALLDRRPLLAGALLGALIIKPHLALLIPFWLAAGGRWKAFAAAGCSAVGLLALSWAAFGTATMQAYMTSWEVSSVIMQVADADFYLRLSTFYGQLSLFMPSSVALAVQVALAAAMLGLTVISWRRFGQDGMATGALMLACTAIASPYLFNYDLPFLILPVMWLVLRGQAEGWRHWEKLAVIALYFAPYATRAAALPLGINLMPLAAALLVWLIWTRGGKPRQDQYS
- the aat gene encoding leucyl/phenylalanyl-tRNA--protein transferase, translating into MHAPAPKIIPADTLLLAYRSGIFPMADSRDDPEVFWVEPRLRAILPLDGFHCSRSLAKVIRQDRFTVTCNEAFGEVLDACAAPRAGRQESWISERIAASYRTLHLAGHAHSIECWLPDGSGGRELVGGLYGVGFDRVFCGESMFSRTRDSSKVALAWLVALLRRAGAELLDCQFLTEHLSSLGAVEITQARYLELLAQACRPGPLADLPSAYSALLAEAEGLAAGAGAGEALAEGAGDAARSSEGSGASSPGKLIAQSLTHTS
- the rplA gene encoding 50S ribosomal protein L1; translated protein: MAKQSKKQKALVAKLDADKLYSVDEALATLRENASKKFDETVEIAMNLGVDPRHADQMVRGMVSLPAGTGKDMRVAVFAKDAKAAEALEAGADKVGAEDLMEDMQAGNLDYDRVIATPDMMGVVGRLGKVLGPKGLMPNPKLGTVTMDVATAVKTAKAGQVEFRVEKQGIIHSGIGKLSFSDEQLKSNFDAFVDAIVKAKPSGSKGKYVRKISVTSTMGPGLKIDTTEIAGA
- the nusG gene encoding transcription termination/antitermination protein NusG; the encoded protein is MSRWYIIHAYSGFENKVRDSIISEAERMGLSEGVEQVEVPAETITEVKRGKKVQVERKTMPGYVLAKLNLNDDVYHLIKNTPKVTGFLGPNGKPQPISEREAARYFGAREEAAAMPKREVHVDYEIGDQVKVLEGPFSSFTGVVEELDFDKNKVKVSVSIFGRATPVELDFEHVELSK
- a CDS encoding TonB-dependent receptor — its product is MMPIGLSPRAFRAGAANLAIAVSLFAGGTAFAQDEGSSQEGGIHEIIVTAQFQSQNIQETPLAITAVDAELMEARSQTNVQDVAQRAPSVSFTAGGQGGGAQTAAANIRGIGQSDFQFPNEPGVGIYIDDVYYGISFASAFDLVDLERVEILRGPQGTLSGKNSIGGSIKLFSRKPNDDPDAYVEATVGSFGRLGIKAAGNATLVPDKLYLRLTGVGKYSDGYLKRLDYECVTGNPAPGGSLASAAEDCVIGTEGGQNVLAGRAALRWIVNDRIENNFIADVTRDRSEASPGKAIFLPPINGNDYVTGPEEYTNYATYTGYPGLADQYTNPAISYVNSWGFSNNLEIGLSDTVTLTSITAFRHADGKSSWDGDNSPENVSNNTTIFDHDQFTQELRLSASLSDMFEMTVGGYYYKGDSSIGGRVNVGAAGLDFVSNDPFKQTSKSAFIHGVAHLTDRFNLTAGVRYTDENKTYTFSRTSPLPGVPTDFRVAGLDGLKASFSGDRVDWRIAADYEIVNDIRFYGQISTGFKGGGINPRPYYETQVKPFEQETATSYEAGLKTMLFNRRLRLNAAYYHTDYNNYQGLVSYCPDLTPDPLPQFCSATRNVGDAKIDGFEVEFDAQPVEGLSIDGSVSYTKFDFVSGIEGSGIVPGVTKAPFVPEWKYAIGAQYEIPLEGLGSLTPRVDWTWQSDMESNIPNSIEGFLLGRVESRGLLNARLTFRSQDKDWEVALSATNLTDKFYYANKYDRVSQSGNAYGLPGRPREFAVSVKRNF
- a CDS encoding DUF1801 domain-containing protein, producing the protein MTEKSPSELIDERIAALADWRGEVLARLRGLIHQALPEVAEQVKWRKPSNPLGVPVWEDAGILCTGEVYKDKVKLTFARGAALEDPAGLFNASLDGNARRAIDLYEGDEVDADAFTALMHAAALLNRSKAKV
- a CDS encoding sodium:alanine symporter family protein, with product MAAGQPAGLIDHITNVSDFIWGGTWDGAQALPFPPMVIILFGIGLYMMVGLRFSPILSLGTAFAGLFKGRKAHGAGEISPFAALSTALSGQVGTGNLTGVATAIALGGPGAIFWMWITALIGMALAFAEGALAIRFRETTSDGVHRGGPMTYIMRGLGPKWRWLALVFCVGTMVSALVTGNSVQANAVADGLNELFGIEEWLGGLIVAIAVFVVIIGGIKSIGSFAEKIVPVMALAYIVMAVLAIALNIRDVPETFALIFGGAFNPQSAAGGFAGAAVIVAIRAGVARGLFSNEAGQGSTPIAHAVAQTEDPVQQGRMAMMGTFIDTIVICTLTALVILTVEGNFTTGGQPVLHAWQSDLNGFAMTSGAFAAAFPAMVGGVPIGTLVAGIALILFVYTTLLTWSYYGERAITFFYDRVPGSNRKGEKALHITWRVLWCMAIFLASTQPLELVWRLGDIANAAMALPNLVALALLSGVVFKLAKGDRFAGTDYGTETDEEPQEY
- the rplK gene encoding 50S ribosomal protein L11, producing MAKKIEGYIKLQVPAGSATPSPPIGPALGQRGVNIMEFCKAFNAATQEMEKAMPIPTVITVYADRSFTFVTKTPPATFLIKKAANLKSGSKEPGKVSAGTIKRSQLAEIAQAKMADLNANDIEQATKIIEGSARSMGLEVVEG
- the secE gene encoding preprotein translocase subunit SecE; translation: MAKINPGEFMRQVQAEARKVVWPTRQETVTTAIFVAIMMVILSVFFLGVDTLFSMIVQWLLSLA
- a CDS encoding NADH:ubiquinone oxidoreductase subunit NDUFA12, which encodes MGILGKIFTWWDGATIGTSMFSSMNGEHVGTDAQGNRYFRSTKKKTVEGRERRWVIYNGANDASRVPAEWHGWLHGAFDSVPESNLPPPRIWEADYTPNATGTSSAYRPAGALERGGVRAPATGDYEAWSPDGGNL